The following are encoded in a window of Scophthalmus maximus strain ysfricsl-2021 chromosome 2, ASM2237912v1, whole genome shotgun sequence genomic DNA:
- the nup98 gene encoding nuclear pore complex protein Nup98-Nup96 isoform X7, with the protein MELRLEDYQAGRKGPTTQMAAATASLFSSATPTSSAATGLFGAAAPNASFSFGPNKGTFGAAAAAPGGFGAATGSLFTQPTQQPASSLFKPFGQTTTAPNTGFSFGNTNTIGQANTSTMGLFGQTAPAQAGGLFGAAQTSTAPGFGTATGLFGQTNAGFGNVGTSSTLFGNKTSGFGATTTSAPSFGTGGGLFGNKPALTLGPGTNASSFGFGTNPAAGSLFGNKPATGGLGTGLGTSFGAAVGAGQTSLFGNNQNKLGTTLGTMGTFGATGFNSGSSALGFGAPQQPVALTDPSGAAAQQAMLQQQLSVLAYSPYGDSPLFRNPLSDPKKKEERLKPTNPTAQKALTTPTHYKLTPRPATRVRPKALTSSGSSKSQLFDGLDDDEPSLTNGAFVPRKSIKKLVLKNLNSSQYNSQTEIETDDLASPSEYPHNGHSLVEDEDELRELVRPGSRVDDDPEVTHFYVNPIAKPIPQGRVHASLQDTISDLNMHKPARNGLELSSDDVSASLGEESLQEEREEEPQEVQQAPHPAGIVLNRVGYYTIPSMKDLAEMVDDHGDCSVDNFTVGRKGYGSIFFPGEVNVTGLNLDEIVHFRRKEVIVYPDDKNKPPEGEGLNRRAEVTLDGVWPNDKTSCAQIRSPERLTDMNYEGRLEKASRKQGARFLEYRSETGSWVFEVAHFSKYGLQDSDEDDDVPLKTDPKKLKTMMSLPPSQQQVAPQAQSKVVVEVPSGGVAELDSDMADITQSFPTESMLGGGEEEDHDAESDLPGAESTSAKLGGLTLAEHDGISASSHIASSLGINPHTLQIMKASLFAEDEEESDMFVDRGVMKVDVSSPRLVLTGAQSRTSVGGLLQARFTSGLLSQLSDSSPHPPRPLSRASPSLGDAPRSLHWAGPSPSFLLPPRTPEPSVRTVGVRRLGGPVALKESVTVGKGSFLMDTGLFVGRSFRVGWGPGWTLAHCGERLSSPTSKHQEQTGKTDFSFLPKPARSKPLVESPYKVVLEQLVGLEPRATCEEEGEGSQAVLQRPLEICLQHSTISATDASACPLVRPQLGVAALHEYAKWITELNDAQGDADPILGHWAEVWTLCAALWGRLGPADQEPDDDAPSDYEQQLERRRTFSAWLSHGATCRVEEEVAQVERGRHTDAIFSYLTGNRISEACRLAQKEGDHRLSLLLSQAVGSQYGRDLLALQLADWNRMQTDCYLPEERLRIFTLLAGKPVWQSSDSVVNVCSQLDWKRCVAVHLWFMLPPTASVADALAKYEAAFQGSCEGGKYACAPLPPYLEAEKLDMMMDEEEEEEESKRPLYDLCFHLLKLYSDRHYSLQQLLEPLTITWQRLDYRLSWHLWGVLQALHYSHLSASRQGLLHASYAAQLESAGLWHMAIFILLHIPEHTQRERAVREMLTLHCPLLETDESLRRERFLTERLLIPGQWIHEAKATRARRDADRHQEALQLYRAGYWSQCHRLLIQHLASDCIINDNHDYLLEFLEGLAVPEHSTSIQDWDTAGRVYLDYIRVIKTLQDIQQMENSGYELERLYTDVTSLCGRIELLPCSTARDRLAQSEMAKRVSNILRVVLSLQQGDAASDSLGVPLAQLAPHVTRLPMPEDYTLEELRGLTQSYLRQLIVGQ; encoded by the exons ATG GAGTTGAGGCTGGAGGATTACCAGGCGGGCCGGAAGGGCCCGACCACCCAGATGGCAGCTGCGACGGCCAGCCTGTTCAGTTCGGCCACGCCCACATCCAGTGCCGCCACGGGCCTGTTTGGCGCCGCAGCCCCCAACGCCAGCTTCTCGTTTGGGCCGAACAAAGGCACGTTTGGAGCAG cagcggcggcgccCGGCGGGTTCGGTGCCGCCACCGGTAGCCTGTTCACGCAACCGACCCAGCAACCGGCCAGCAGCCTGTTCAAGCCGTTCGGTCAGACCACCACTGCGCCCAACACTGGCTTCTCCTTCGGCAACACGAACACCATTGGCCAGGCCAACACCAGCACCATG GGTTTGTTTGGCCAGACTGCGCCGGCTCAGGCGGGCGGGTTGTTTGGCGCCGCTCAGACCAGCACAGCCCCCGGCTTCGGGACGGCCACCGGACTGTTCGGACAAACCAACGCCGGGTTTGGAAACGTCGGCACATCG TCGACTCTGTTCGGTAACAAGACAAGTGGGTTCGgcgccaccaccaccagcgcCCCGTCCTTCGGCACCGGTGGCGGGCTCTTCGGCAACAAGCCAGCCCTCACGCTGGGACCCGGCACCAACGCGTCCTCCTTCG GCTTCGGGACGAACCCAGCTGCAGGGAGTCTGTTCGGGAACAAACCAGCCACTGGCGGACTCGGCACCGGACTGGGAACCAGCTTTGGAGCAG cagtgGGCGCCGGGCAGACGTCGCTGTTCGGGAACAACCAGAACAAACTGGGAACCACGCTGGGAACGATGGGAACCTTCGGAGCGACGGGATTCAACAGTGGATCCAGCGCCCTGGGCTTCGGAGCGCCGCAGCAGCCAGTCG CGCTCACGGACCCGAGCGGCGCCGCGGCCCAGCAGGCcatgctccagcagcagctcagcgtTCTGGCATATTCTCCGTACGGAGACTCGCCGCTATTCAGGAACCCGCTGTCAGACcccaagaagaaggaggag CGTCTGAAACCAACCAATCCAACAGCCCAGAAGGCTCTGACCACGCCCACCCACTACAAGCTGACCCCTCGACCCGCAACCAGGGTCCGGCCCAAAGCGCTGACGTCATCCGGCTCATCCAAGTCGCAGCTATTTGACGGCCTGGACGATGACGAGCCCTCGCTCACCAATGGCGCCTTCGTACCCAG GAAGAGTATCAAGAAACTTGTGTTGAAGAATCTGAACAGCAGTCAGTACAACAGCCAGACGGAGATCGAGACGGACGACCTCGCTTCACCATCAGAGTATCCACACAACggacacag CctggtggaggatgaggacgagttGAGGGAGCTGGTGAGGCCCGGCAGCCGAGTGGACGACGACCCCGAGGTCACGCACTTCTATGTCAACCCCATCGCCAAGCCGATCCCGCAGGGCCGCGTCCACGCCAGCCTGCAGGACACCATCAGTGACCTGAACATGCACAAACCCGCCAGGAACGGCCTGGAG CTGAGCAGTGATGACGTGTCGGCGTCTCTGGGGGAGGAgtctctgcaggaggagagggaggaggagcctcAGGAGGTTCAACAAGCTCCTCATCCGGCAG gCATCGTCCTGAACCGAGTGGGTTACTACACCATCCCCTCCATGAAGGATCTTGCGGAGATGGTTGACGACCACGGAGATTGTTCAGTGGATAACTTCACCGTTGGCAGGAAAG GCTACGGTTCCATCTTCTTCCCCGGGGAGGTGAACGTGACGGGACTGAACCTGGACGAGATCGTGCACTTCAGACGCAAGGAGGTCATCGTGTACCCGGACGACAAGAACAAGCCAccagagggggaggggcttaacAG GCGGGCGGAAGTGACACTGGACGGCGTTTGGCCAAATGACAAGACGAGCTGTGCTCAGATCCGGAGCCCCGAGCGTCTGACCGACATGAACTACGAGGGGCGTCTGGAGAAAGCCTCGCGAAAACAGGGAGCGCGTTTCCTGGAGTACCGATCTGAGACGGGCTCCTGGGTGTTCGAG GTGGCCCACTTCTCCAAATATGGCCTCCAGGACTCTGACGAAGACGACGACGTGCCGTTGAAAACCGACCCCAAGAAGCTGAAGAccatgatgtcacttcctcctTCCCAGCAGCAGGTGGCACCACAGGCTCAG tCCAAAGTTGTCGTGGAGGTTCCAAGCGGTGGCGTGGCGGAGCTGGACAGCGACATGGCCGACATCACCCAGAGCTTCCCGACAGAGAGCATgctgggaggaggggaggaggaggaccacgACGCTGAGAGCGACCTGCCGGGGGCGGAGTCAACGAGCGCAAAGCTCGGAGGTCTGACCCTCGCCGAGCACGACGGCATCTCGGCGTCCAGCCACATCGCGTCTTCGCTGGGCATCAACCCGCACACTCTGCAG ATCATGAAGGCATCTCTGTTcgcggaggacgaggaggagagcgacATGTTTGTGGATCGAGGAGTGATGAAGGTtgacgtctcctctcctcgtctcgtcctgACGGGAGCTCAGAGCAGAACGTCTG tgggCGGTCTCCTTCAGGCTCGTTTCACCTCCGGCCTCCTCTCTCAGCTCTCAGACTCTTCTCCTCACCCTCCACGTCCTCTGTCCCGGGCGTCCCCGTCTTTGGGCGATGCCCCCCGCTCTCTCCACTGGGCGGGGCCCAGCCCCTCCTTCCTGCTGCCCCCTCGCACCCCAGAGCCGTCGGTCAGGACGGTGGGCGTACGGCGACTGGGCGGCCCCGTCGCCCTCAAAGAGTCGGTCACTGTCGGGAAG gGGAGTTTTTTGATGGACACCGGGCTATTTGTGGGTCGATCCTTCCGGGTCGGGTGGGGTCCCGGCTGGACGCTCGCGCACTGCGGCGAGCGGCTGAGTTCACCGACCTCCAAACACCAAGAACAGACCGGCAAGACCGACTTCAGCTTCCTGCCGAAACCTGCCAGGAGCAAACC ACTCGTCGAGAGCCCGTACAAGGTGGTGTTGGAGCAGCTGGTGGGTCTTGAGCCTCGGGCAACCTgcgaggaggagggtgaagggaGCCAGGCGGTgctgcagcgccccctggagaTCTGCCTGCAGCACAGCACCATCAGCGCCACTGATGCCTCCGCCTGCCCCCTGGTGCGACCGCAGCTCGGCGTGGCGGCGCTGCACGAATATGCCAAGTGGATCACGGAGCTGAACGACGCACAGGGCGACGCAGACC ccaTCCTGGGCCACTGGGCCGAGGTGTGGACCCTGTGTGCGGCGCTGTGGGGGCGGCTGGGCCCCGCAGACCAGGAGCCGGATGACGACGCGCCCAGCGACTacgagcagcagctggagagacGGCGAACCTTCTCGGCCTGGCTGTCGCACGGCGCCAcctgcagggtggaggaggaagtggccCAGGTGGAAAGGGGGCGCCACACGGATGCCATCTTCAGCTATCTGACGGGCAACCGCATCAGCGAGGCGTGTCGACTCGCGCAGAAAGAAG GTGACCACCGCCTGTCGCTGCTGCTGTCGCAGGCCGTGGGCTCGCAGTACGGCCGCGACCTGCTCGCCCTTCAGCTCGCCGACTGGAACCGCATGCAGACGGACTGCTACCTGCCGGAGGAGCGGCTGCGCATCTTCACACTGCTCGCTGGGAAACCT GTGTGGCAGTCGTCGGACTCCGTGGTGAATGTTTGCTCGCAGCTGGACTGGAAACGCTGCGTCGCCGTTCACCTCTGGTTCATGTTGCCTCCGACCGCCTCCGTGGCGGACGCCCTCGCCAAGTATGAAGCTGCCTTCCAG GGCTCGTGTGAGGGGGGGAAGTACGCCTGCGCCCCCCTGCCTCCATACCTGGAGGCGGAGAAGTTGGACATgatgatggatgaggaggaagaggaggaggagtctaAACGGCCGCTGTACGACCTGTGTTTCCACTTGCTCAAACTCTACAGCGACAG ACACTacagtctgcagcagctgctggagccgCTCACCATCACGTGGCAGCGCCTGGACTATCGTCTCAGCTGGCACCTGTGGGGCGTCCTGCAGGCGTTACACTATAGCCATCTGAGCGCCTCGCGGCAGGGCCTCCTCCACGCCAGCTACGCCGCGCAGCTGGAGAGCGCCGGCCTCTGGCACATGGCCATCTTCATCCTGCTGCACATCCCCGAGCACAC TCAGCGCGAGCGAGCGGTGAGGGAGATGCTGACGCtgcactgccccctgctggagacGGACGAGTCGCTGCGGAGGGAACGCTTCCTGACGGAGCGGTTGCTGATCCCGGGGCAGTGGATCCACGAGGCCAAGGCCACCAGGGCCCGGCGGGACGCTGACCGCCACCAGGAGGCGCTGCAGCTTTACCGGGCCGGGTACTGGAGCCAGTGTCACCGGCTACTCATCCAACATCTGGCCTCAG ACTGCATCATCAACGACAACCACGACTACCTGCTGGAGTTCCTGGAGGGGCTGGCGGTCCCTGAACACAGCACCAGCATCCAGGACTGGGACACGGCGGGGAGGGTCTACCTGGACTACATCCGGGTCATCAAGACCCTGCAGGACATCCAgcag ATGGAGAACAGCGGCTACGAGCTGGAGCGACTCTACACCGACGTGACGTCGCTCTGTGGCAGAATCGAGCTCCTGCCGTGCAGCACGGCCAGAGACCGGCTCGCCCAATCAG aaATGGCGAAGCGTGTGTCCAACATCCTGCGCGTGGTGCTCAGCCTGCAGCAGGGCGACGCGGCGTCCGACTCCCTCGGCGTCCCTCTCGCCCAGCTGGCGCCGCACGTCACCCGCCTGCCGATGCCGGAGGACTACACGCTGGAGGAGCTGCGCGGCCTCACCCAGTCGTACCTGCGGCAGCTAATCGTCGGCCAATGA
- the nup98 gene encoding nuclear pore complex protein Nup98-Nup96 isoform X8, whose amino-acid sequence MAAATASLFSSATPTSSAATGLFGAAAPNASFSFGPNKGTFGAAAAAPGGFGAATGSLFTQPTQQPASSLFKPFGQTTTAPNTGFSFGNTNTIGQANTSTMGLFGQTAPAQAGGLFGAAQTSTAPGFGTATGLFGQTNAGFGNVGTSSTLFGNKTSGFGATTTSAPSFGTGGGLFGNKPALTLGPGTNASSFGFGTNPAAGSLFGNKPATGGLGTGLGTSFGAAVGAGQTSLFGNNQNKLGTTLGTMGTFGATGFNSGSSALGFGAPQQPVALTDPSGAAAQQAMLQQQLSVLAYSPYGDSPLFRNPLSDPKKKEERLKPTNPTAQKALTTPTHYKLTPRPATRVRPKALTSSGSSKSQLFDGLDDDEPSLTNGAFVPRKSIKKLVLKNLNSSQYNSQTEIETDDLASPSEYPHNGHSLVEDEDELRELVRPGSRVDDDPEVTHFYVNPIAKPIPQGRVHASLQDTISDLNMHKPARNGLELSSDDVSASLGEESLQEEREEEPQEVQQAPHPAGIVLNRVGYYTIPSMKDLAEMVDDHGDCSVDNFTVGRKGYGSIFFPGEVNVTGLNLDEIVHFRRKEVIVYPDDKNKPPEGEGLNRRAEVTLDGVWPNDKTSCAQIRSPERLTDMNYEGRLEKASRKQGARFLEYRSETGSWVFEVAHFSKYGLQDSDEDDDVPLKTDPKKLKTMMSLPPSQQQVAPQAQSKVVVEVPSGGVAELDSDMADITQSFPTESMLGGGEEEDHDAESDLPGAESTSAKLGGLTLAEHDGISASSHIASSLGINPHTLQIMKASLFAEDEEESDMFVDRGVMKVDVSSPRLVLTGAQSRTSVGGLLQARFTSGLLSQLSDSSPHPPRPLSRASPSLGDAPRSLHWAGPSPSFLLPPRTPEPSVRTVGVRRLGGPVALKESVTVGKGSFLMDTGLFVGRSFRVGWGPGWTLAHCGERLSSPTSKHQEQTGKTDFSFLPKPARSKPLVESPYKVVLEQLVGLEPRATCEEEGEGSQAVLQRPLEICLQHSTISATDASACPLVRPQLGVAALHEYAKWITELNDAQGDADPILGHWAEVWTLCAALWGRLGPADQEPDDDAPSDYEQQLERRRTFSAWLSHGATCRVEEEVAQVERGRHTDAIFSYLTGNRISEACRLAQKEGDHRLSLLLSQAVGSQYGRDLLALQLADWNRMQTDCYLPEERLRIFTLLAGKPVWQSSDSVVNVCSQLDWKRCVAVHLWFMLPPTASVADALAKYEAAFQGSCEGGKYACAPLPPYLEAEKLDMMMDEEEEEEESKRPLYDLCFHLLKLYSDRHYSLQQLLEPLTITWQRLDYRLSWHLWGVLQALHYSHLSASRQGLLHASYAAQLESAGLWHMAIFILLHIPEHTQRERAVREMLTLHCPLLETDESLRRERFLTERLLIPGQWIHEAKATRARRDADRHQEALQLYRAGYWSQCHRLLIQHLASDCIINDNHDYLLEFLEGLAVPEHSTSIQDWDTAGRVYLDYIRVIKTLQDIQQMENSGYELERLYTDVTSLCGRIELLPCSTARDRLAQSEMAKRVSNILRVVLSLQQGDAASDSLGVPLAQLAPHVTRLPMPEDYTLEELRGLTQSYLRQLIVGQ is encoded by the exons ATGGCAGCTGCGACGGCCAGCCTGTTCAGTTCGGCCACGCCCACATCCAGTGCCGCCACGGGCCTGTTTGGCGCCGCAGCCCCCAACGCCAGCTTCTCGTTTGGGCCGAACAAAGGCACGTTTGGAGCAG cagcggcggcgccCGGCGGGTTCGGTGCCGCCACCGGTAGCCTGTTCACGCAACCGACCCAGCAACCGGCCAGCAGCCTGTTCAAGCCGTTCGGTCAGACCACCACTGCGCCCAACACTGGCTTCTCCTTCGGCAACACGAACACCATTGGCCAGGCCAACACCAGCACCATG GGTTTGTTTGGCCAGACTGCGCCGGCTCAGGCGGGCGGGTTGTTTGGCGCCGCTCAGACCAGCACAGCCCCCGGCTTCGGGACGGCCACCGGACTGTTCGGACAAACCAACGCCGGGTTTGGAAACGTCGGCACATCG TCGACTCTGTTCGGTAACAAGACAAGTGGGTTCGgcgccaccaccaccagcgcCCCGTCCTTCGGCACCGGTGGCGGGCTCTTCGGCAACAAGCCAGCCCTCACGCTGGGACCCGGCACCAACGCGTCCTCCTTCG GCTTCGGGACGAACCCAGCTGCAGGGAGTCTGTTCGGGAACAAACCAGCCACTGGCGGACTCGGCACCGGACTGGGAACCAGCTTTGGAGCAG cagtgGGCGCCGGGCAGACGTCGCTGTTCGGGAACAACCAGAACAAACTGGGAACCACGCTGGGAACGATGGGAACCTTCGGAGCGACGGGATTCAACAGTGGATCCAGCGCCCTGGGCTTCGGAGCGCCGCAGCAGCCAGTCG CGCTCACGGACCCGAGCGGCGCCGCGGCCCAGCAGGCcatgctccagcagcagctcagcgtTCTGGCATATTCTCCGTACGGAGACTCGCCGCTATTCAGGAACCCGCTGTCAGACcccaagaagaaggaggag CGTCTGAAACCAACCAATCCAACAGCCCAGAAGGCTCTGACCACGCCCACCCACTACAAGCTGACCCCTCGACCCGCAACCAGGGTCCGGCCCAAAGCGCTGACGTCATCCGGCTCATCCAAGTCGCAGCTATTTGACGGCCTGGACGATGACGAGCCCTCGCTCACCAATGGCGCCTTCGTACCCAG GAAGAGTATCAAGAAACTTGTGTTGAAGAATCTGAACAGCAGTCAGTACAACAGCCAGACGGAGATCGAGACGGACGACCTCGCTTCACCATCAGAGTATCCACACAACggacacag CctggtggaggatgaggacgagttGAGGGAGCTGGTGAGGCCCGGCAGCCGAGTGGACGACGACCCCGAGGTCACGCACTTCTATGTCAACCCCATCGCCAAGCCGATCCCGCAGGGCCGCGTCCACGCCAGCCTGCAGGACACCATCAGTGACCTGAACATGCACAAACCCGCCAGGAACGGCCTGGAG CTGAGCAGTGATGACGTGTCGGCGTCTCTGGGGGAGGAgtctctgcaggaggagagggaggaggagcctcAGGAGGTTCAACAAGCTCCTCATCCGGCAG gCATCGTCCTGAACCGAGTGGGTTACTACACCATCCCCTCCATGAAGGATCTTGCGGAGATGGTTGACGACCACGGAGATTGTTCAGTGGATAACTTCACCGTTGGCAGGAAAG GCTACGGTTCCATCTTCTTCCCCGGGGAGGTGAACGTGACGGGACTGAACCTGGACGAGATCGTGCACTTCAGACGCAAGGAGGTCATCGTGTACCCGGACGACAAGAACAAGCCAccagagggggaggggcttaacAG GCGGGCGGAAGTGACACTGGACGGCGTTTGGCCAAATGACAAGACGAGCTGTGCTCAGATCCGGAGCCCCGAGCGTCTGACCGACATGAACTACGAGGGGCGTCTGGAGAAAGCCTCGCGAAAACAGGGAGCGCGTTTCCTGGAGTACCGATCTGAGACGGGCTCCTGGGTGTTCGAG GTGGCCCACTTCTCCAAATATGGCCTCCAGGACTCTGACGAAGACGACGACGTGCCGTTGAAAACCGACCCCAAGAAGCTGAAGAccatgatgtcacttcctcctTCCCAGCAGCAGGTGGCACCACAGGCTCAG tCCAAAGTTGTCGTGGAGGTTCCAAGCGGTGGCGTGGCGGAGCTGGACAGCGACATGGCCGACATCACCCAGAGCTTCCCGACAGAGAGCATgctgggaggaggggaggaggaggaccacgACGCTGAGAGCGACCTGCCGGGGGCGGAGTCAACGAGCGCAAAGCTCGGAGGTCTGACCCTCGCCGAGCACGACGGCATCTCGGCGTCCAGCCACATCGCGTCTTCGCTGGGCATCAACCCGCACACTCTGCAG ATCATGAAGGCATCTCTGTTcgcggaggacgaggaggagagcgacATGTTTGTGGATCGAGGAGTGATGAAGGTtgacgtctcctctcctcgtctcgtcctgACGGGAGCTCAGAGCAGAACGTCTG tgggCGGTCTCCTTCAGGCTCGTTTCACCTCCGGCCTCCTCTCTCAGCTCTCAGACTCTTCTCCTCACCCTCCACGTCCTCTGTCCCGGGCGTCCCCGTCTTTGGGCGATGCCCCCCGCTCTCTCCACTGGGCGGGGCCCAGCCCCTCCTTCCTGCTGCCCCCTCGCACCCCAGAGCCGTCGGTCAGGACGGTGGGCGTACGGCGACTGGGCGGCCCCGTCGCCCTCAAAGAGTCGGTCACTGTCGGGAAG gGGAGTTTTTTGATGGACACCGGGCTATTTGTGGGTCGATCCTTCCGGGTCGGGTGGGGTCCCGGCTGGACGCTCGCGCACTGCGGCGAGCGGCTGAGTTCACCGACCTCCAAACACCAAGAACAGACCGGCAAGACCGACTTCAGCTTCCTGCCGAAACCTGCCAGGAGCAAACC ACTCGTCGAGAGCCCGTACAAGGTGGTGTTGGAGCAGCTGGTGGGTCTTGAGCCTCGGGCAACCTgcgaggaggagggtgaagggaGCCAGGCGGTgctgcagcgccccctggagaTCTGCCTGCAGCACAGCACCATCAGCGCCACTGATGCCTCCGCCTGCCCCCTGGTGCGACCGCAGCTCGGCGTGGCGGCGCTGCACGAATATGCCAAGTGGATCACGGAGCTGAACGACGCACAGGGCGACGCAGACC ccaTCCTGGGCCACTGGGCCGAGGTGTGGACCCTGTGTGCGGCGCTGTGGGGGCGGCTGGGCCCCGCAGACCAGGAGCCGGATGACGACGCGCCCAGCGACTacgagcagcagctggagagacGGCGAACCTTCTCGGCCTGGCTGTCGCACGGCGCCAcctgcagggtggaggaggaagtggccCAGGTGGAAAGGGGGCGCCACACGGATGCCATCTTCAGCTATCTGACGGGCAACCGCATCAGCGAGGCGTGTCGACTCGCGCAGAAAGAAG GTGACCACCGCCTGTCGCTGCTGCTGTCGCAGGCCGTGGGCTCGCAGTACGGCCGCGACCTGCTCGCCCTTCAGCTCGCCGACTGGAACCGCATGCAGACGGACTGCTACCTGCCGGAGGAGCGGCTGCGCATCTTCACACTGCTCGCTGGGAAACCT GTGTGGCAGTCGTCGGACTCCGTGGTGAATGTTTGCTCGCAGCTGGACTGGAAACGCTGCGTCGCCGTTCACCTCTGGTTCATGTTGCCTCCGACCGCCTCCGTGGCGGACGCCCTCGCCAAGTATGAAGCTGCCTTCCAG GGCTCGTGTGAGGGGGGGAAGTACGCCTGCGCCCCCCTGCCTCCATACCTGGAGGCGGAGAAGTTGGACATgatgatggatgaggaggaagaggaggaggagtctaAACGGCCGCTGTACGACCTGTGTTTCCACTTGCTCAAACTCTACAGCGACAG ACACTacagtctgcagcagctgctggagccgCTCACCATCACGTGGCAGCGCCTGGACTATCGTCTCAGCTGGCACCTGTGGGGCGTCCTGCAGGCGTTACACTATAGCCATCTGAGCGCCTCGCGGCAGGGCCTCCTCCACGCCAGCTACGCCGCGCAGCTGGAGAGCGCCGGCCTCTGGCACATGGCCATCTTCATCCTGCTGCACATCCCCGAGCACAC TCAGCGCGAGCGAGCGGTGAGGGAGATGCTGACGCtgcactgccccctgctggagacGGACGAGTCGCTGCGGAGGGAACGCTTCCTGACGGAGCGGTTGCTGATCCCGGGGCAGTGGATCCACGAGGCCAAGGCCACCAGGGCCCGGCGGGACGCTGACCGCCACCAGGAGGCGCTGCAGCTTTACCGGGCCGGGTACTGGAGCCAGTGTCACCGGCTACTCATCCAACATCTGGCCTCAG ACTGCATCATCAACGACAACCACGACTACCTGCTGGAGTTCCTGGAGGGGCTGGCGGTCCCTGAACACAGCACCAGCATCCAGGACTGGGACACGGCGGGGAGGGTCTACCTGGACTACATCCGGGTCATCAAGACCCTGCAGGACATCCAgcag ATGGAGAACAGCGGCTACGAGCTGGAGCGACTCTACACCGACGTGACGTCGCTCTGTGGCAGAATCGAGCTCCTGCCGTGCAGCACGGCCAGAGACCGGCTCGCCCAATCAG aaATGGCGAAGCGTGTGTCCAACATCCTGCGCGTGGTGCTCAGCCTGCAGCAGGGCGACGCGGCGTCCGACTCCCTCGGCGTCCCTCTCGCCCAGCTGGCGCCGCACGTCACCCGCCTGCCGATGCCGGAGGACTACACGCTGGAGGAGCTGCGCGGCCTCACCCAGTCGTACCTGCGGCAGCTAATCGTCGGCCAATGA